A single region of the Triticum dicoccoides isolate Atlit2015 ecotype Zavitan chromosome 2B, WEW_v2.0, whole genome shotgun sequence genome encodes:
- the LOC119366120 gene encoding uncharacterized protein LOC119366120, which produces MKARQFLNVVMERYGTGGAGGSLYTVSRINAKEHLFYRSTAEAQAAEKSRFDMECPSSAVVPPWMETISRMPPSKLRFERSTSDNKRLDFLPFHERGSGAASKILCVDAAGHTALYDMDAGSVQPIPCLNSPKGSRPISFSTTNPEASDRERADAFYVMGRFPSSYDPYNFEVLMYSNPSNGRTMKGWNWLKLPTPPAYADNCIVNSHALLEIEGDSILVVSSGEESLGTYCFNTASRKWFKAGSWTLPFLSRAVHVPELDNLLFGIASDAPNHFCAMGISRLLSKRCPPLVYSWPHLDLPEDWIMQDCSFVYLGNGRFCITKVFEFGLDEDTGNTTEMGAVMSGVEVVHHKKSGLIMVNHRSKFYRFFRDDIQCVL; this is translated from the coding sequence ATGAAGGCGCGACAGTTCCTGAATGTTGTGATGGAGAGGTATGGCACTGGCGGTGCCGGTGGCAGCTTGTATACGGTCAGTCGCATCAACGCCAAGGAACACCTCTTCTACCGATCCACGGCCGAAGCACAGGCAGCAGAAAAATCAAGGTTCGATATGGAGTGCCCATCATCAGCCGTTGTGCCACCATGGATGGAGACCATCTCGCGGATGCCTCCGTCCAAGCTCAGATTCGAGCGGTCCACCTCAGACAACAAAAGACTGGATTTCCTGCCCTTCCATGAACGAGGCAGCGGTGCTGCGAGCAAGATCCTCTGCGTGGACGCCGCTGGCCACACCGCCCTATACGACATGGACGCCGGTTCGGTCCAGCCAATTCCATGCCTCAACAGTCCCAAGGGGAGCAGGCCCATCAGCTTCTCCACCACCAATCCCGAAGCCTCTGACCGTGAACGTGCTGATGCCTTCTACGTTATGGGAAGGTTCCCTTCCAGCTATGACCCCTACAACTTCGAGGTACTCATGTACAGTAACCCTTCTAATGGCAGGACGATGAAAGGCTGGAATTGGCTCAAGCTACCAACACCACCTGCCTATGCTGACAATTGCATTGTCAATTCCCATGCGCTGCTTGAAATTGAAGGTGACTCAATTCTTGTTGTCTCCTCCGGAGAAGAAAGCCTTGGCACCTACTGCTTCAACACAGCCAGTCGCAAGTGGTTTAAGGCTGGCTCCTGGACACTGCCATTCCTCAGTCGTGCTGTGCATGTACCAGAGCTGGACAACCTCTTATTTGGCATTGCCAGCGATGCACCCAACCACTTTTGTGCAATGGGTATCTCCCGTCTTCTCTCGAAGAGGTGTCCACCTTTAGTGTACAGTTGGCCACACCTTGATCTGCCCGAGGACTGGATAATGCAAGATTGCAGCTTTGTGTACTTGGGAAATGGGAGGTTTTGCATCACCAAAGTCTTTGAGTTTGGTCTGGACGAAGACACTGGCAACACGACTGAGATGGGTGCTGTGATGTCTGGCGTGGAGGTAGTGCATCACAAGAAGTCTGGACTCATCATGGTCAACCATAGGTCCAAATTCTACAGGTTCTTCAGGGATGACATCCAATGTGTCTTGTAA